In the Pseudonocardia cypriaca genome, one interval contains:
- a CDS encoding enoyl-CoA hydratase/isomerase family protein, with protein MSTMPISGVPISGVPISGPTPTATSGAWSRSWSHLRVTRRSPGYWHVTFDHPPINTITATTVAELAELVGLIERDPDLKVVVFTSADAEFFLAHYDVENDPGRTAALGVGPTGLPAWSDLLLRLSRAPVVSIAAIRGRARGAGSEFVLAADLRFASRENTVLGQFEVAIGVVPGGAPMARLARLVGRGRALEILLVADDVDGPRAEQYGYVNRAIDDDRLDAEVDAMASRLARFDHEAIARTKSYVDRVTLPAESELAGPVADFRELFGRPAQQAQWARLQALGLNSDSDVERSLGRRVVDSIPTDRPVVTDGSSHRVPGDGPA; from the coding sequence ATGAGCACCATGCCGATCAGTGGCGTGCCGATCAGTGGCGTGCCGATCAGTGGCCCGACGCCGACCGCCACCTCCGGAGCGTGGTCACGCTCCTGGAGCCACCTGCGCGTCACCCGCCGGAGCCCGGGCTACTGGCACGTCACCTTCGACCACCCTCCGATCAACACGATCACCGCGACCACGGTCGCCGAGCTCGCCGAGCTCGTCGGCCTGATCGAGCGGGATCCCGACCTCAAGGTCGTCGTCTTCACCAGCGCCGACGCCGAGTTCTTCCTCGCCCACTACGACGTGGAGAACGACCCCGGTAGAACCGCGGCGCTGGGAGTCGGGCCGACCGGGCTGCCAGCGTGGTCGGATCTCCTCCTCCGCCTGTCCCGCGCCCCGGTGGTCAGCATCGCCGCGATCCGGGGGCGCGCCCGCGGTGCGGGGAGCGAGTTCGTGCTGGCCGCCGACCTGCGGTTCGCCTCCCGCGAGAACACGGTGCTCGGCCAGTTCGAGGTCGCGATCGGCGTGGTCCCCGGGGGCGCCCCGATGGCCCGGCTCGCCCGCCTCGTGGGTCGCGGCCGTGCACTCGAGATCCTGCTCGTCGCCGACGACGTCGACGGACCGCGCGCCGAGCAGTACGGGTACGTCAACCGCGCGATCGACGACGACCGGCTCGACGCCGAGGTCGACGCGATGGCTTCCCGGCTGGCTCGCTTCGACCACGAAGCGATCGCGCGTACCAAGTCCTACGTCGACCGGGTGACCCTGCCCGCCGAGAGCGAGCTGGCAGGTCCCGTGGCCGACTTCCGCGAGCTGTTCGGGCGCCCCGCACAACAGGCGCAGTGGGCGCGGCTGCAGGCTCTCGGGCTCAACTCCGACAGCGACGTCGAACGATCTCTCGGCCGGCGCGTGGTCGACTCGATCCCGACGGATCGGCCGGTCGTCACCGATGGCTCGAGCCATCGCGTTCCCGGAGACGGCCCCGCATAG
- a CDS encoding SDR family oxidoreductase, whose protein sequence is MTTLTGSATAVRKPSLLGQTVVVIGGSSGIGLETARSARAEGAQIVLTGRDPERLRHAAADLGAQRHAAFDAHDPDHLDAFFRSLPAPVDHVLVTAGGPYYAPLADMDVADATRYVADHVRLTLEVARHAARTVRPGGALLLMSGTGGRRPAVGISLTALLTAGLPALTANLALELAPVRVNLVAAGFVDTPLSASLLGDDLDERRAHLRATLPIRRVVVPEDVAALAVHIMANTALTGATFDVDGGQQVI, encoded by the coding sequence ATGACCACTCTCACCGGTAGTGCGACCGCCGTGCGAAAGCCGAGCCTGCTCGGGCAGACCGTCGTCGTCATCGGCGGTAGCTCCGGGATCGGGCTCGAGACGGCCCGGTCCGCCCGCGCCGAAGGCGCCCAGATCGTCCTCACGGGCCGGGACCCGGAACGCCTCCGACACGCCGCAGCCGATCTCGGCGCGCAGCGGCACGCGGCGTTCGACGCCCACGACCCCGACCACCTCGACGCCTTCTTCCGGTCCCTTCCGGCGCCCGTCGACCACGTCCTGGTCACCGCGGGCGGCCCGTACTACGCGCCGCTGGCCGACATGGACGTGGCGGACGCCACCCGCTACGTCGCCGACCACGTCCGGCTCACCCTCGAGGTCGCCCGGCACGCGGCCCGGACGGTGCGGCCCGGCGGCGCGCTCCTGCTCATGAGCGGAACCGGTGGCAGGCGGCCGGCTGTCGGGATCAGCCTCACCGCACTCCTCACCGCGGGGCTGCCGGCGCTCACGGCCAACCTGGCGCTCGAGCTCGCGCCGGTCCGCGTCAACCTCGTCGCAGCCGGCTTCGTGGACACGCCCCTCTCGGCGTCCTTGCTCGGCGATGACCTCGACGAGCGCCGCGCGCACCTCCGCGCCACCCTTCCGATCCGCCGCGTCGTCGTGCCGGAGGACGTCGCCGCGCTCGCCGTGCACATCATGGCCAACACGGCCCTGACCGGCGCGACCTTCGACGTGGACGGCGGCCAGCAGGTCATCTGA
- a CDS encoding bleomycin resistance protein — protein MDVTSLAELLREAEEQHGRYEPSAPKHHWADWYAAFIVARRRGRAPDEAYADASAVLEAARR, from the coding sequence ATGGACGTGACGAGCCTGGCCGAGCTCCTGCGCGAGGCCGAGGAGCAGCACGGGCGCTACGAACCGTCGGCTCCGAAGCACCACTGGGCCGACTGGTACGCGGCCTTCATCGTGGCCCGCCGGCGGGGCCGAGCTCCGGACGAGGCGTACGCCGACGCGTCCGCGGTCCTGGAGGCGGCGCGCCGATGA
- a CDS encoding dihydrolipoyl dehydrogenase family protein, giving the protein MSDYDVIVLGGGAPGEHCAAALAAGGLRVAVVERELLGGECSYWGCIPSKTLLRPGEVLAAARTAPGAREAITGAIDVPAALAWRDFMVSNYDDAGQVAWARGAGIDVVRGHGRLDGPGTVVVDGTTHTAEHVVVATGSDAAIPPVPGLRELPGVWTDREVTGLTEVPPRLLVLGGGPIGVEMAQAISRLGASVTLVERGDHLLPREPRRLGEGVAEALRGDGVELRFGRAPTAARRDGTEYVLEFADGSEARGDRLLVATGRRPRVVDIGLETVGIAADPRGIAVDARMAAGPRLWAIGDVTGLWQLTHVGEYQGRVAASNILGRPREAHYEAVPRVIFCDPQAASVGEADGPFVVTVALAGIPRTSTYTRAYDTQPGFLTLVSDGARLTGAHALGPEAGEWLQQVTLAIRARTPLPVLLDVIQPFPTFSEAVFQALRELDALVDRAGSAVGAASAG; this is encoded by the coding sequence ATGAGCGACTACGACGTGATCGTCCTCGGTGGTGGAGCGCCCGGGGAGCACTGTGCCGCGGCACTGGCCGCTGGCGGCCTGCGCGTCGCCGTCGTCGAGCGCGAGCTGCTCGGCGGCGAGTGCTCCTACTGGGGCTGCATCCCGTCCAAGACCCTGCTGCGCCCGGGCGAGGTGCTCGCGGCGGCGCGCACCGCGCCGGGCGCCCGGGAAGCGATCACCGGGGCCATTGACGTCCCGGCGGCTTTGGCCTGGCGCGACTTCATGGTGTCGAACTACGACGACGCCGGACAGGTCGCGTGGGCGCGCGGCGCCGGGATCGACGTCGTGCGCGGGCACGGCCGCCTCGACGGCCCGGGCACGGTCGTCGTCGACGGCACGACCCACACCGCCGAGCACGTCGTCGTCGCCACCGGCTCCGACGCGGCGATCCCGCCCGTGCCCGGCCTCCGCGAGCTGCCGGGTGTGTGGACCGACCGCGAAGTCACCGGGCTGACCGAGGTGCCACCCCGGCTCCTCGTGCTCGGAGGCGGACCCATCGGCGTCGAGATGGCACAAGCGATCTCTCGGCTGGGTGCGTCGGTCACGCTCGTCGAGCGCGGTGATCACCTGCTGCCGCGGGAACCGCGACGTCTCGGGGAGGGCGTCGCCGAGGCACTCCGGGGCGACGGCGTCGAGCTCCGGTTCGGCCGCGCGCCGACGGCGGCCCGCCGGGACGGCACGGAGTACGTCCTGGAGTTCGCGGACGGGTCAGAGGCCCGCGGCGACCGCCTCCTCGTCGCGACCGGGCGGCGTCCCCGGGTCGTGGACATCGGTCTCGAGACGGTCGGCATCGCGGCCGACCCACGCGGGATCGCCGTGGACGCCCGGATGGCTGCCGGACCGCGGCTGTGGGCGATCGGTGACGTCACCGGGCTGTGGCAGCTGACCCACGTCGGCGAGTACCAGGGGCGCGTGGCGGCCTCGAACATCCTCGGCCGACCCCGCGAGGCGCACTACGAGGCGGTCCCCCGCGTGATCTTCTGCGATCCCCAGGCCGCGTCGGTGGGCGAGGCCGACGGACCGTTCGTGGTGACCGTCGCGCTCGCGGGGATCCCCCGGACGTCGACCTACACGCGGGCCTACGACACGCAGCCCGGCTTCCTGACCCTGGTCTCGGACGGCGCCCGGCTCACCGGCGCCCACGCACTGGGTCCGGAGGCGGGCGAATGGCTCCAGCAGGTGACCCTGGCCATCCGCGCCCGTACCCCGCTGCCGGTCCTGCTCGACGTCATCCAGCCGTTCCCGACGTTCTCCGAGGCGGTCTTCCAGGCGCTGCGCGAGCTCGACGCCCTGGTCGACCGCGCCGGGAGCGCGGTCGGCGCCGCATCGGCCGGTTGA
- a CDS encoding TetR/AcrR family transcriptional regulator translates to MASTVDRPSARRPGGRTARVRAQILAATAELVARDGIAGFRYEEVAELAGVHKTSVYRNWPDREELVVEALLAYADDLGSVADTGDLRRDLVDFLMALAESLGRPTARALLLATQATHESPAVRRAATRILEVRAAGMGRRVDLAVDRGELPPVDRSLFGEMLSGPVHLIVNRGIRPFTRADAERIVDVVLAGIRATTPHT, encoded by the coding sequence ATGGCCAGCACCGTGGACCGGCCGTCAGCGCGTCGTCCCGGTGGTCGCACCGCGCGGGTGCGAGCGCAGATCCTCGCCGCGACCGCCGAGCTCGTCGCGCGCGACGGCATCGCGGGCTTCCGCTACGAGGAGGTCGCCGAGCTCGCCGGCGTGCACAAGACCAGCGTGTACCGCAACTGGCCCGACCGCGAGGAGCTGGTCGTCGAGGCCCTGCTGGCGTACGCCGACGACCTCGGGTCGGTCGCCGACACCGGCGATCTCCGCAGGGACCTGGTCGACTTCCTGATGGCACTCGCGGAGAGCCTGGGCAGGCCGACCGCTCGGGCGCTCCTGCTGGCCACCCAGGCCACCCACGAGAGCCCGGCCGTCCGCCGGGCGGCGACCAGGATCCTCGAAGTGCGCGCCGCGGGCATGGGGCGCCGGGTGGACCTGGCCGTCGACCGCGGCGAGCTGCCGCCGGTCGACCGCTCCCTGTTCGGCGAGATGCTCTCCGGGCCGGTGCACCTCATCGTGAACCGCGGCATACGCCCGTTCACCCGCGCGGACGCGGAGCGCATCGTCGACGTGGTGCTCGCAGGCATCCGGGCCACGACACCCCACACCTGA
- a CDS encoding helix-turn-helix transcriptional regulator has protein sequence MGQQRGKGFRGDGTGLLGRRAETAALDQMIAAVRDGESRVLVVRGDAGVGKSALLDHVASSTTNVRVLRAAGVESEMELAFATLHQLCMPLLDRLSHLPDPQREALQTVFGVRAGTPPDRFLVGLAVLSLMSDVSEDRPLLCVIDDAQWLDRASAQVLGFVARRLLAESIALVFGTRQPGPELRGLPELEVTGLPVADARALLESATPSRLDQHIRDRIVAESRGNPLALLELPRGLTVTQMAGGFGLLQAGTLPGHIEQSFLTRIEALPADSRLLLLVAAAEPVGDPALVWRAAERLGVTPAEAVAGGTDGLLSVDARMSFRHPLVRSAVYRAADSADRRAVHSALAAVTDARADPDRRAWHLAAAAVEPDDAVAAELEQSADRAEARGGLAAAAAFLQRSAELTPDPAQRTDRALSAAQAGLAAGSFGTALELLDRAEAGALDEFGRARIDLLRAGAAFAQRRGSDAPPLLLRAAQTLEPLDARLARDTYLDAWSAALFAGRLATTGDMREVSRAARAAPRPAGSTRASDLLLDGFAVLFTEGRGRGVPLLKQAASTFAGDDVSIAEVLRWGWLATAAAAAAWDFDTCMATATRQVEVARDAGALAVLAVGVNVFGQVAALAGDFARASSLKAEADAVRDATGTQVAHYGALVLAALRGRASEAFPLVDATVANATAEGQGTAVQYAHWARSVVLNAVGRYDEAFVAAELAADDTPELFVSAWALTEQVEAAARSGNDRGAAEALERLQDSTRGTDELWGLGIEARSRGLVSDGAGAEAAFVEAVEHLSRTRLRPDLARTHLLYGEWLRRQVRRSDARTQLRTAYDMFVSTGMEAFAERARRELRAAGETVRKRSESAASDELTAQERQIALMVRDGMTNPEIGARLFLSPRTVEWHLRRVFTKLSISSRRQLRDVLPTNGMETASA, from the coding sequence ATGGGGCAGCAACGGGGGAAGGGCTTCCGGGGAGACGGCACCGGGCTGCTCGGGCGACGGGCGGAGACCGCCGCCCTCGACCAGATGATCGCGGCCGTGCGGGACGGCGAGAGCCGCGTGCTCGTGGTGCGCGGCGACGCCGGTGTCGGGAAGTCCGCGCTCCTCGACCACGTGGCGAGCTCGACGACGAACGTTCGCGTCCTGCGCGCCGCCGGCGTGGAGTCCGAGATGGAGTTGGCGTTCGCCACCTTGCACCAGTTGTGCATGCCGCTGCTCGATCGCCTGTCGCACCTCCCGGATCCGCAGCGCGAGGCGCTCCAGACGGTGTTCGGGGTCCGAGCGGGAACCCCACCGGATCGCTTCCTGGTGGGCCTGGCCGTGTTGAGCCTGATGTCGGACGTCTCGGAGGACCGCCCGCTGCTGTGCGTGATCGACGACGCCCAGTGGCTGGATCGGGCATCGGCGCAGGTGCTCGGCTTCGTCGCACGCCGGCTGCTGGCGGAGTCGATCGCCCTCGTGTTCGGCACCCGGCAGCCCGGCCCCGAGCTGCGCGGTCTGCCGGAGCTCGAGGTCACCGGGCTACCCGTCGCCGACGCTCGTGCGCTGTTGGAATCCGCCACCCCCTCCAGGCTCGACCAGCACATACGGGACCGGATCGTGGCCGAGAGCCGGGGCAACCCACTCGCCTTGCTCGAGCTGCCGCGCGGGCTGACCGTGACCCAGATGGCGGGCGGGTTCGGCCTGCTGCAGGCCGGCACGCTGCCCGGGCACATCGAGCAGAGCTTCCTGACGCGGATCGAGGCACTGCCGGCGGACTCCCGGCTGTTGCTGCTGGTCGCGGCAGCCGAGCCGGTCGGCGACCCCGCCCTGGTGTGGCGCGCGGCGGAGCGGCTCGGGGTGACGCCGGCCGAGGCCGTGGCGGGCGGGACCGACGGCCTGCTGTCGGTGGATGCACGGATGAGCTTCCGCCACCCGCTCGTGCGGTCGGCCGTGTACCGGGCTGCGGACTCGGCGGATCGGCGAGCAGTGCACTCGGCGCTGGCAGCGGTGACCGACGCACGGGCGGATCCCGATCGTCGCGCGTGGCACCTCGCCGCGGCCGCGGTGGAACCCGACGATGCGGTCGCGGCGGAGCTCGAGCAGTCCGCCGACCGGGCCGAGGCACGTGGCGGGCTCGCAGCCGCGGCCGCATTCCTGCAGCGCTCGGCCGAGCTGACGCCCGACCCGGCGCAGCGCACCGATCGTGCCCTGTCCGCGGCCCAAGCCGGTCTGGCGGCCGGTTCGTTCGGGACCGCGCTCGAACTGCTCGACAGAGCAGAGGCCGGTGCGCTCGACGAGTTCGGGCGGGCGCGCATCGACCTGCTGCGTGCGGGAGCCGCGTTCGCGCAGCGGCGCGGCAGCGACGCACCGCCGCTGCTGTTGCGCGCTGCGCAGACCTTGGAGCCGCTAGACGCCAGGCTCGCCCGGGACACCTACCTCGACGCGTGGAGCGCAGCGCTGTTCGCGGGGCGGTTGGCCACGACGGGCGACATGCGAGAGGTGTCCCGAGCGGCCAGGGCCGCACCGCGGCCGGCGGGCTCGACACGTGCCTCCGACCTGCTGCTCGACGGTTTCGCGGTGCTGTTCACCGAAGGGCGCGGCAGGGGGGTTCCGTTGCTGAAGCAGGCCGCGAGCACGTTCGCCGGCGACGACGTCTCGATCGCGGAGGTGCTCCGCTGGGGCTGGCTCGCGACGGCGGCGGCCGCTGCCGCATGGGACTTCGATACCTGCATGGCAACCGCCACCCGCCAGGTCGAGGTGGCCCGCGACGCAGGCGCACTCGCGGTTCTCGCCGTCGGCGTCAACGTGTTCGGCCAGGTTGCGGCGCTGGCCGGTGACTTCGCCCGAGCGTCGTCGCTCAAGGCGGAGGCCGATGCGGTCCGGGATGCCACCGGCACGCAGGTCGCGCACTACGGCGCGTTGGTGCTGGCCGCGCTGCGCGGTCGGGCGAGCGAGGCGTTCCCGCTCGTCGACGCCACGGTCGCGAACGCGACGGCGGAGGGCCAGGGCACCGCCGTCCAGTACGCGCACTGGGCCAGATCGGTCGTCCTGAACGCCGTCGGCCGCTACGACGAGGCTTTCGTGGCGGCCGAACTCGCCGCCGACGACACCCCGGAGCTGTTCGTGTCGGCGTGGGCGCTGACCGAGCAGGTCGAAGCGGCTGCCAGGAGCGGCAACGACCGTGGCGCGGCCGAGGCGCTGGAGCGGCTGCAGGACAGCACCCGCGGTACGGACGAGCTGTGGGGCCTCGGCATCGAGGCGCGCTCCCGGGGCCTGGTGAGCGATGGCGCGGGTGCCGAGGCCGCTTTCGTCGAGGCCGTCGAGCACCTGAGCCGTACCCGGCTGCGGCCGGACCTCGCTCGCACCCACCTCCTGTACGGCGAGTGGCTGCGCCGCCAGGTCCGCCGATCCGATGCCCGGACCCAGTTGCGCACCGCATACGACATGTTCGTCTCCACCGGGATGGAGGCGTTCGCGGAACGTGCCCGCCGTGAGTTGCGCGCGGCCGGGGAGACGGTCCGCAAGCGCTCCGAGTCCGCGGCGAGCGACGAGCTGACCGCGCAGGAGCGGCAGATCGCGCTGATGGTGCGGGACGGCATGACGAACCCGGAGATCGGCGCCCGGCTGTTCCTCAGCCCGCGCACCGTCGAGTGGCACCTGCGCAGGGTCTTCACCAAGCTCTCGATCAGCTCACGACGACAGCTCCGCGATGTGCTGCCGACCAATGGGATGGAGACGGCTTCCGCCTAG
- a CDS encoding TetR/AcrR family transcriptional regulator encodes MTGARRATIGRPREFDVDEALERAMRVFWEQGYEGASLTDLTAAMGITRTSMYAAFGNKEDLFRKALQRYSAGPAVYATRALEEPTARAVATAFLYGTVDTTTGPGLPAGCLTVQGALAAAPADRAVRDFLADWRNDGCSRLEDRFRRARDEGDLPPTSDPRLLARFVMTVSGGIAVQAASGVGRDELRRVADAALVNWPPA; translated from the coding sequence ATGACGGGTGCCCGGAGGGCGACGATCGGCCGGCCGCGGGAGTTCGACGTGGACGAGGCCCTCGAGCGCGCGATGCGGGTGTTCTGGGAGCAGGGCTACGAGGGGGCCAGCCTCACCGACCTGACCGCGGCGATGGGCATCACCCGCACGAGCATGTACGCGGCCTTCGGCAACAAGGAGGACCTGTTCCGCAAGGCGCTGCAGCGCTACTCGGCAGGGCCGGCCGTCTACGCGACGCGCGCGCTCGAGGAGCCGACCGCAAGGGCGGTGGCCACCGCGTTCCTGTACGGCACGGTCGACACCACCACCGGCCCCGGCCTGCCGGCCGGGTGCCTCACCGTCCAGGGGGCGCTGGCCGCCGCGCCCGCGGACCGGGCCGTCCGGGACTTCCTGGCCGACTGGCGCAACGACGGGTGCTCGCGCCTGGAGGACAGGTTCCGGCGAGCCCGGGACGAGGGGGACCTGCCGCCGACGTCCGACCCGCGACTGCTCGCCCGGTTCGTCATGACCGTGTCGGGCGGGATCGCCGTCCAGGCCGCGAGCGGCGTAGGCCGCGACGAGCTGCGCCGGGTCGCCGACGCTGCCCTGGTGAACTGGCCGCCCGCCTGA
- a CDS encoding SDR family NAD(P)-dependent oxidoreductase — protein sequence MSEQLAGKVAVITGGTSGIGLAIARRFVAEGAQVFVTGRRRRQLDTTAAELGSQAVAVQCDVGDLADLDRLYDVVKERAGRIDVLVANAAGATTAALGDITEEQFDAMFATNVKGAVFGVQKAMPLLSPGASVVLIGSTTSVRPDPGLEVYGATKAALRNFARSWTLNTKANGFRVNVLSPGPTRTPALLGLVPEDEQTAFVDRFADAVPLGRIGDPDEIAEAATLLASDAATYVNGAEWFIDGGYAQV from the coding sequence ATGAGTGAGCAACTGGCGGGCAAGGTAGCCGTGATCACCGGCGGCACGAGCGGGATCGGGCTGGCCATCGCCCGTCGCTTCGTAGCGGAGGGCGCGCAGGTGTTCGTCACAGGGCGCCGTCGGAGGCAGCTCGACACGACTGCAGCCGAGCTCGGATCGCAGGCCGTCGCCGTGCAGTGCGACGTGGGTGACCTGGCCGACCTCGACCGGCTCTACGACGTCGTGAAGGAGCGGGCGGGCCGGATCGACGTCCTGGTGGCCAATGCCGCCGGCGCCACCACCGCCGCTCTCGGCGACATCACGGAGGAGCAGTTCGACGCCATGTTCGCCACCAACGTGAAGGGGGCCGTCTTCGGCGTGCAGAAGGCGATGCCGCTGTTGTCGCCGGGAGCATCCGTGGTCCTGATCGGATCGACCACGTCCGTGCGTCCGGATCCGGGTCTGGAGGTCTACGGCGCCACCAAGGCAGCGCTGCGCAACTTCGCGCGCAGCTGGACGCTCAACACGAAGGCGAACGGCTTCCGGGTGAACGTGCTGAGCCCGGGGCCGACCAGGACACCCGCGCTGCTCGGTCTCGTGCCCGAGGACGAGCAGACCGCGTTCGTGGACCGGTTCGCCGACGCAGTGCCGCTCGGGCGCATCGGTGATCCAGACGAGATCGCCGAGGCCGCGACACTCCTGGCGTCGGACGCCGCCACCTACGTCAACGGCGCCGAGTGGTTCATCGACGGTGGGTACGCACAGGTCTGA
- a CDS encoding SDR family NAD(P)-dependent oxidoreductase: protein MGQFEGKTAVVTGGSSGIGLATAERLAAEGAHVFVTGRRETELQKAVAAIGNATAVAGDVSVAADVDRLYERVRERGNGLDVLFANAGINHLARLDELTEEDHDRIFDINVKGTFLTVQKALPLLNDGASVILTASTSAESGTERFGAYGASKAAVRAYGRTWANELVGRGIRINVISPGPADTPLFDLFGERAEEMKAAIGAALPAKRIADPGEIAAAVLFLASQESSFVYGANLYVDGGMNQI from the coding sequence ATGGGTCAGTTCGAGGGCAAGACAGCGGTTGTGACCGGTGGCAGCAGCGGGATCGGCCTGGCGACCGCGGAGCGACTCGCGGCGGAGGGCGCGCACGTGTTCGTCACCGGGCGGCGCGAGACCGAGCTGCAGAAGGCCGTCGCCGCGATCGGCAACGCCACCGCGGTGGCAGGGGACGTCAGCGTCGCGGCCGACGTCGACCGCCTGTACGAGCGCGTGCGCGAGCGCGGGAACGGCCTGGACGTGCTGTTCGCCAACGCGGGTATCAACCACCTCGCGAGGTTGGACGAGCTCACCGAGGAGGACCACGACCGGATCTTCGACATCAACGTCAAGGGCACCTTCCTCACCGTGCAGAAGGCACTCCCCCTGCTCAACGACGGCGCATCGGTGATCCTCACCGCCTCCACCAGCGCCGAGAGCGGCACAGAGCGCTTCGGCGCCTACGGGGCGTCGAAGGCGGCCGTGCGGGCCTACGGGCGCACCTGGGCCAACGAGCTCGTCGGTCGAGGCATCCGGATCAACGTGATCTCACCGGGCCCGGCCGACACCCCGCTGTTCGATCTCTTCGGCGAGCGCGCCGAGGAGATGAAGGCGGCGATCGGGGCCGCACTGCCCGCCAAGCGGATCGCCGACCCGGGCGAGATCGCCGCCGCGGTGCTCTTCCTCGCCTCGCAGGAGAGCAGCTTCGTCTACGGCGCCAACCTCTACGTCGACGGCGGGATGAACCAGATCTGA
- a CDS encoding VOC family protein, which produces MKLEVVVVPVSDVDRAKQFYKALGWREDADFVADEDFRIVQLTPPGSAGSIQFGVGVTSAQPGSLRGMYLVVDDIEAARAELAERGARVSEVFHEAGLGARFRPAGAAGRVPGPSPERQTYGSFVTFDDPDGNGWIVQEITTRLPGRD; this is translated from the coding sequence ATGAAACTCGAGGTCGTCGTCGTGCCCGTCTCGGACGTCGACCGGGCCAAGCAGTTCTACAAGGCGCTGGGCTGGCGGGAGGACGCCGACTTCGTCGCCGACGAGGACTTCCGCATCGTGCAGCTGACGCCGCCGGGTTCGGCGGGTTCGATCCAGTTCGGCGTCGGCGTCACCTCCGCGCAGCCCGGCTCCCTACGAGGCATGTACCTCGTGGTCGACGACATCGAGGCGGCCAGGGCCGAGCTCGCGGAGCGCGGCGCCCGGGTCAGCGAGGTCTTCCACGAAGCGGGGCTGGGGGCGCGGTTCCGGCCCGCGGGGGCGGCCGGGCGGGTACCGGGACCGAGCCCGGAGCGACAGACCTACGGGTCGTTCGTGACGTTCGACGACCCGGACGGCAACGGCTGGATCGTGCAGGAGATCACCACCCGCCTGCCGGGCCGGGACTGA
- a CDS encoding DUF3159 domain-containing protein, producing the protein MTNEAATSDSRELPVENEPVSLAVAVRQAVVRSGGWTGIAVAAAPTAAFVIANAVGGMTWAFIALAVSAPVAFGVRLVRRESPRAALVGLVIAAVCALVAALTGEARGFFLVPTLLPAATGLLFLGSVLIGRPVTGLALNRLAGGPRDWRRHAPLRRVYAATSWVGAGICFANFVVRTVLYVTDQLAALAAVEIGTVPVPFAMAAFTVAAARRAIRATAV; encoded by the coding sequence ATGACGAACGAAGCGGCCACCTCGGACTCGCGCGAGCTCCCGGTCGAGAACGAGCCGGTGAGCCTCGCGGTGGCCGTCCGCCAGGCCGTGGTGCGCTCGGGCGGCTGGACCGGGATCGCCGTCGCCGCCGCTCCCACCGCTGCGTTCGTCATCGCCAACGCCGTCGGCGGGATGACCTGGGCGTTCATCGCCCTGGCGGTGTCCGCTCCGGTGGCGTTCGGGGTGCGCCTCGTGCGCCGGGAGTCCCCGAGAGCGGCGCTGGTCGGCCTCGTCATCGCAGCCGTGTGCGCGCTGGTCGCCGCCCTCACCGGGGAAGCCAGGGGCTTCTTCCTCGTCCCCACGCTGCTCCCAGCAGCCACGGGGCTGCTCTTCCTCGGCTCGGTGCTCATCGGCCGGCCAGTGACGGGGCTCGCGCTCAACCGACTGGCCGGTGGGCCCCGCGACTGGCGCCGGCACGCCCCGCTGCGGCGCGTCTACGCCGCCACCTCCTGGGTCGGGGCCGGCATCTGCTTCGCCAACTTCGTCGTCCGCACGGTGCTCTACGTCACCGACCAGCTGGCGGCACTGGCCGCCGTCGAGATCGGCACCGTGCCGGTGCCCTTCGCCATGGCCGCCTTCACCGTCGCCGCCGCCCGCCGCGCGATCCGCGCGACGGCGGTTTGA